One part of the Microbacterium aurugineum genome encodes these proteins:
- a CDS encoding ABC transporter ATP-binding protein codes for MIATAPAAPTTPEGTRPDGTVTLSGVTKSFGEFTAVRDLDLEVASGEFLSMLGPSGSGKTTVLRMIAGFEDVTAGSILLSGVDVTRTPPHSRPVNTVFQDYALFPHLTIADNVGYGLRVRGEGKAARAARVHTSLEQVRLDHVADRLPHQLSGGQRQRIALARALILRPQVLLLDEPLGALDKQLREQMQIELKQIQREVGITFIFVTHDQEEALTLSDRVAVFNGGRVEQVGAPRDVYERPETEFVARFLGLSNLIGGELAEALTGDRRTMSVRPERMRLTGRDAALSPGEVFLDGTITEIVYTGPATRYLIATDAGMDVTAERPNARHSAADDLARGHHVRVVWSPDQAARLP; via the coding sequence ATGATCGCCACGGCACCCGCAGCACCCACAACACCCGAGGGCACACGCCCGGACGGGACGGTGACTCTGAGCGGCGTCACCAAGTCCTTCGGCGAATTCACCGCCGTCCGCGACCTCGACCTCGAGGTCGCGTCGGGTGAGTTCCTGTCGATGCTGGGCCCCTCCGGCTCCGGCAAGACCACGGTGCTGCGCATGATCGCCGGCTTCGAAGACGTCACCGCGGGCAGCATCCTCCTTTCCGGAGTGGACGTCACGCGTACGCCACCGCATTCGCGCCCGGTGAACACGGTCTTCCAGGACTACGCGCTCTTCCCGCACCTGACCATCGCCGACAACGTCGGCTACGGGCTCCGCGTGCGCGGCGAAGGCAAGGCCGCCCGGGCCGCCCGGGTGCACACCTCCCTCGAGCAGGTGCGCCTCGACCATGTCGCCGACCGACTGCCCCACCAGCTCTCGGGCGGCCAGCGTCAACGCATCGCCCTGGCCCGAGCGCTGATCCTGCGCCCGCAGGTGCTGCTGCTCGACGAGCCGCTCGGCGCGCTCGACAAGCAGCTCCGCGAGCAGATGCAGATCGAGCTCAAGCAGATCCAGCGCGAAGTCGGAATCACCTTCATCTTCGTCACCCACGATCAGGAGGAGGCGCTCACGTTGAGCGACCGGGTCGCGGTGTTCAACGGCGGCCGGGTCGAACAGGTGGGTGCCCCTCGAGATGTCTACGAGCGACCGGAGACGGAGTTCGTCGCGCGCTTCCTCGGCCTCTCGAACCTCATCGGCGGGGAACTCGCCGAGGCCCTCACCGGTGACCGGCGGACGATGAGCGTGCGACCGGAGCGCATGCGGTTGACGGGCCGCGATGCGGCGCTCTCCCCGGGGGAGGTCTTCCTCGACGGCACGATCACCGAGATCGTCTACACCGGCCCGGCCACCCGCTACCTGATCGCGACCGACGCGGGGATGGACGTCACCGCCGAACGTCCCAATGCCCGGCACTCCGCCGCCGACGACCTCGCCCGCGGTCACCACGTCCGTGTCGTCTGGTCTCCCGACCAGGCGGCTCGGCTTCCCTGA
- a CDS encoding extracellular solute-binding protein — translation MRKKILATTAMAAAAVLALSGCTTGGEATEGSGELQIDVPDIAMQDALGDYEGEVNIVAWSGFVEPAWSDAFTSETGCVVNRRVAGTSDEMVQLMRTGDYDLVSASGDASLRLIAGGDVQPLNLELIPNFGDDIVEGMKGQIYDTINGKSYGIPIGRGANILQYNSEIVTEEPTSWDVAWEKDSPYAGKVIAYDAPIYIADAAVYLMAHEPDLGITNPYALDEEQLEAAIDLLKRQNEIVSEYWSDPAAQITSFAGGTTVLGTSWEVLRKLTEDDRFQSVLPEEGSTGWSDAWMLATESKNPNCAYAWMDYSSSPEVNGAIAMNFGMAPANAAFCDTSEEAKAHCEYFNATDEEYFKNVWFWTTPIEQCIDGRTDVTCTNFQQWTDAWLSVKG, via the coding sequence ATGCGTAAGAAGATCCTGGCCACCACGGCGATGGCAGCCGCCGCCGTCCTCGCCCTGTCCGGCTGTACCACCGGAGGTGAGGCCACCGAAGGCTCCGGCGAACTCCAGATCGACGTTCCCGACATCGCCATGCAGGATGCCCTCGGCGACTACGAGGGAGAGGTGAACATCGTCGCCTGGAGTGGATTCGTCGAGCCGGCGTGGAGCGACGCCTTCACGAGCGAGACCGGGTGCGTGGTGAACCGTCGTGTCGCCGGTACCAGCGACGAGATGGTCCAGCTCATGCGCACCGGCGACTACGACCTGGTCTCCGCTTCGGGGGATGCGAGCCTGCGTCTGATCGCCGGCGGCGACGTGCAGCCACTCAACCTGGAGCTCATCCCGAACTTCGGCGACGACATCGTCGAGGGCATGAAGGGCCAGATCTACGACACGATCAATGGCAAGTCGTACGGCATCCCGATCGGTCGAGGTGCGAACATCCTGCAGTACAACAGCGAGATCGTCACCGAGGAGCCCACCAGCTGGGACGTCGCCTGGGAGAAGGACAGCCCGTATGCGGGCAAGGTCATCGCCTACGATGCTCCGATCTACATCGCCGACGCCGCGGTGTACCTGATGGCGCACGAGCCCGACCTCGGCATCACGAACCCGTACGCGCTCGACGAGGAGCAACTGGAGGCGGCGATCGACCTGCTCAAGCGGCAGAACGAGATCGTCTCCGAGTACTGGTCCGACCCCGCGGCACAGATCACGTCCTTCGCGGGCGGGACCACCGTGCTCGGCACATCGTGGGAGGTGCTGCGCAAGCTCACGGAGGATGACAGGTTCCAGAGCGTGCTGCCCGAAGAGGGCTCGACCGGCTGGTCGGACGCCTGGATGCTGGCCACAGAATCGAAGAACCCGAACTGCGCGTACGCATGGATGGACTACTCGTCTTCCCCGGAGGTGAACGGCGCGATCGCGATGAACTTCGGCATGGCGCCGGCCAACGCCGCCTTCTGCGACACCAGCGAGGAGGCGAAGGCGCACTGCGAGTACTTCAACGCGACGGACGAGGAGTACTTCAAGAACGTCTGGTTCTGGACGACGCCGATCGAACAGTGCATCGACGGCCGCACCGACGTCACCTGCACCAACTTCCAGCAGTGGACGGACGCCTGGCTCTCGGTCAAGGGCTGA
- a CDS encoding ABC transporter permease, with protein MKRRLRIAGLLALPMTWLIGIYIFSLVMLLVTAFWITDPFTSKVKPGFTLRNFEQLLVNPAYLSTSMRTLGIALAVTVLAILISVPLGIFMAKIASPWLRALLAVSITLPLWAGYLVKVLAMRITFTEQGFANWLLAPFGMSGPGFSVLTVVLTLTYLWLPYMAVPVYTAIRQVPPNLFDASADLGAGSWRTIASVVLPIIKPALIAGSVFTFSLSLGDYLVARFVGGDTQMIGSVIASNINLNPPLAAAYSLVPIAFVVIYLVSVQRTGALERM; from the coding sequence ATGAAGCGCCGCCTCCGGATCGCCGGGCTCCTGGCCCTCCCGATGACCTGGCTCATCGGGATCTACATCTTCTCGCTGGTCATGCTCCTGGTGACCGCGTTCTGGATCACCGACCCCTTCACCTCGAAGGTGAAGCCGGGGTTCACGCTGCGCAACTTCGAGCAGCTCCTCGTCAATCCCGCCTACCTGTCGACATCGATGCGGACGCTGGGCATCGCGCTCGCGGTGACGGTGCTCGCCATCCTCATCTCGGTGCCTCTCGGCATCTTCATGGCCAAGATCGCGTCGCCGTGGCTGCGGGCGCTCCTGGCCGTGTCGATCACCCTGCCGCTGTGGGCCGGGTACCTGGTGAAGGTGCTCGCGATGCGCATCACCTTCACCGAGCAGGGGTTCGCGAATTGGTTGCTGGCACCGTTCGGGATGTCCGGTCCGGGGTTCAGCGTGCTCACCGTCGTGCTCACCCTGACCTACCTGTGGCTGCCGTACATGGCGGTCCCGGTGTACACCGCGATCCGCCAGGTGCCGCCCAACCTCTTCGATGCGTCCGCCGACCTCGGTGCCGGATCATGGCGAACGATCGCATCGGTGGTCCTGCCGATCATCAAGCCGGCCCTCATCGCCGGCTCCGTCTTCACGTTCTCCCTGAGCCTCGGCGACTATCTGGTCGCCCGCTTCGTCGGCGGGGACACGCAGATGATCGGCAGCGTGATCGCGTCGAACATCAACCTGAACCCGCCGCTGGCGGCCGCGTACTCGCTGGTCCCCATCGCGTTCGTCGTCATCTATCTGGTGAGCGTGCAGCGCACCGGTGCTCTCGAAAGGATGTGA
- a CDS encoding ABC transporter permease, with translation MLRLSRTSKVVLGVIVAVVLAFMYIPLALVVLNSFNAARIVSWPVSGFSLEWWGKAFTSEPVRAALLNSVLVASGATVIAVILGTLVAFALQRYSFFGQRAVNLLVVLPIALPGIVTGVALNNTYNQILEPIGIQVGFYGMIIAHGTFCIVMVFNNVLARLRRMNPGIEEASKDLGASPWQTFLLVTLPQFRSALIAGAILAFALSFDEVYVTIFTAPPGVDTLPLWIMNQMARPNEANVVNVVATVVIVASFIPVWISQRLGKEVDERD, from the coding sequence ATGCTGAGACTGTCCCGCACCTCGAAGGTCGTGCTCGGCGTCATCGTCGCGGTCGTCCTCGCCTTCATGTACATCCCGCTCGCGCTCGTGGTGCTCAACTCGTTCAACGCCGCGCGCATCGTGAGCTGGCCCGTGAGCGGGTTCTCGCTCGAGTGGTGGGGCAAGGCGTTCACCAGCGAACCGGTGCGCGCGGCGCTCCTGAACTCCGTGCTGGTCGCTTCCGGCGCAACCGTGATCGCCGTGATCCTCGGCACGCTCGTGGCCTTCGCCCTCCAGAGGTATTCGTTCTTCGGACAGCGCGCCGTGAACCTCCTGGTGGTGCTGCCGATCGCGTTGCCGGGCATCGTCACCGGCGTCGCCCTCAACAACACGTACAACCAGATCCTCGAGCCGATCGGCATCCAGGTCGGCTTCTACGGCATGATCATCGCGCACGGCACCTTCTGCATCGTCATGGTGTTCAACAACGTGCTCGCCCGGCTGCGACGAATGAACCCCGGCATCGAAGAGGCCTCGAAGGACCTCGGTGCGAGCCCGTGGCAGACCTTCCTGCTGGTGACCCTCCCGCAGTTCCGCAGTGCGCTGATCGCCGGAGCGATCCTCGCCTTCGCGCTCAGCTTCGACGAGGTGTACGTCACGATCTTCACGGCTCCGCCGGGCGTCGACACCCTGCCGCTGTGGATCATGAACCAGATGGCGAGACCCAACGAGGCCAACGTCGTCAACGTCGTCGCGACGGTCGTCATCGTCGCGTCCTTCATCCCGGTGTGGATCTCACAGCGGCTGGGGAAGGAGGTCGACGAGCGCGACTGA
- a CDS encoding CDGSH iron-sulfur domain-containing protein: MSAAREPVTITPYPDGPLLVRGYIEVLTVEGDPIAPHRRTVALCRCGLSALKPFCDGTHKAAGFRTDD; encoded by the coding sequence ATGAGCGCCGCACGGGAGCCTGTGACGATCACGCCGTACCCCGACGGCCCGCTGCTGGTACGGGGCTACATCGAGGTGCTGACCGTCGAGGGGGATCCGATCGCGCCGCACCGCCGGACGGTCGCCCTCTGCCGCTGCGGCCTCTCCGCCCTCAAGCCCTTCTGCGACGGCACGCACAAGGCGGCCGGCTTCCGCACCGACGACTGA
- a CDS encoding iron-containing redox enzyme family protein: protein MTASTLVAPTALTFRDRGPLSRAVIAHLTEGTASDHTALAADAMAASTDVVRDDDIQLALFVLYASAYGSLPQLDAELEWDPALLQTRQALEAAFERSLRARIPTPDLPDPTVDAVGRALFALAEADTGPSLSRYFVKKATEEQAREMLIQRSAYTLREADPHSWAIPRLDGRAKAALVEIQSDEYGGGRPQRVHAVLFARAMTAAGLDATYGAYIDDLPALTLASLNMMSLFGLNRRLVGAIVGHLAAYEMTSSIPCRLYADGLRRLGFDDAVTAYFDEHVEADAVHEQIAARDLAGSLAEDHPELLPDIMFGAAACLTVDGWGGTATLEAWTAGASALRQRAGV, encoded by the coding sequence ATGACCGCATCCACCCTCGTCGCCCCCACTGCCCTCACCTTCCGCGATCGAGGCCCGCTGAGCCGCGCAGTCATCGCACATCTCACGGAGGGCACCGCGTCCGACCACACCGCACTCGCCGCCGACGCCATGGCAGCGAGCACCGACGTCGTGCGCGACGACGACATCCAGCTCGCGCTGTTCGTCCTCTACGCCTCCGCCTACGGATCGCTGCCGCAGCTGGACGCCGAGCTCGAGTGGGACCCCGCGCTCCTGCAGACCAGACAGGCCCTCGAGGCGGCGTTCGAGAGGTCACTGCGCGCGCGCATTCCGACGCCCGACCTGCCGGACCCGACCGTGGATGCCGTCGGCCGCGCCCTCTTCGCCCTCGCCGAGGCCGACACCGGGCCGAGCCTCTCACGCTACTTCGTGAAGAAGGCGACCGAGGAGCAGGCGCGGGAGATGCTCATCCAACGTTCGGCCTACACGCTGCGCGAGGCCGACCCGCACTCGTGGGCGATCCCGCGGCTGGACGGTCGCGCCAAGGCTGCGCTGGTCGAGATCCAGTCCGACGAGTACGGAGGCGGGCGTCCCCAGCGTGTGCACGCCGTTCTCTTCGCTCGTGCGATGACGGCCGCGGGTCTCGACGCGACCTATGGCGCGTACATCGACGATCTGCCCGCGCTCACCCTCGCCTCGCTGAACATGATGTCGCTGTTCGGCCTCAACCGCCGCCTGGTGGGCGCGATCGTCGGACACCTGGCGGCCTACGAGATGACGTCCTCCATCCCCTGCCGCCTGTACGCCGACGGCTTGCGTCGTCTGGGTTTCGACGACGCGGTGACGGCGTACTTCGACGAGCATGTGGAAGCGGATGCGGTGCACGAGCAGATCGCCGCCCGTGATCTGGCGGGAAGCCTCGCCGAAGACCATCCGGAGTTACTCCCCGACATCATGTTCGGGGCCGCCGCCTGCCTGACGGTGGACGGTTGGGGTGGCACCGCCACTCTGGAGGCGTGGACGGCGGGGGCCTCCGCGCTCCGGCAGCGGGCGGGCGTATGA
- a CDS encoding endo alpha-1,4 polygalactosaminidase has translation MTSSRGPRRPDGRTRRGAPLSALVALVLTLGGCAAAPATPQSERAPALPPAGAVPDYQLGGAYDPASEVGIVGRDRGADPAPGVYSICYVNGFQTQPAELGSWPDDLLLRHDGEVVFDPDWPDEALLDTASAERRERIADTVTAWIEGCAESGFDAVEFDNLDSYSRSDGALSLEDNLALATLYVEAAHAAGLAAGQKNAAEDASTLHEQAGFDFAVTEECAVYRECGVYTAVYGEHVIDIEYTDELPRPFIEMCADGDAPSSMVLRDRDLVTPGDDGYAFETCP, from the coding sequence TTGACCTCGTCGAGGGGCCCGCGCAGACCCGACGGTCGGACGCGCCGGGGCGCGCCGCTCTCCGCCCTCGTGGCACTGGTGCTCACGCTCGGAGGGTGTGCAGCTGCTCCGGCGACGCCCCAGTCCGAGCGCGCCCCTGCGCTCCCGCCGGCCGGTGCCGTTCCGGATTATCAGCTCGGTGGTGCCTATGATCCCGCGTCGGAAGTCGGCATCGTGGGGCGCGACCGTGGTGCCGATCCCGCACCGGGCGTCTACTCGATCTGCTACGTCAACGGTTTCCAGACCCAACCGGCTGAGCTCGGTTCCTGGCCCGACGATCTCCTGCTGCGGCACGACGGCGAGGTCGTGTTCGATCCGGATTGGCCGGATGAGGCCCTGCTCGACACGGCGAGCGCCGAGCGCCGCGAGCGGATCGCCGACACCGTGACCGCGTGGATCGAGGGCTGCGCCGAGTCGGGTTTCGATGCCGTGGAGTTCGACAACCTCGACTCGTACTCGCGGTCGGACGGCGCGCTCTCGCTCGAGGACAACCTCGCGCTGGCGACCCTCTACGTCGAGGCCGCCCACGCGGCGGGGCTTGCTGCCGGACAGAAGAACGCCGCGGAAGACGCATCCACACTGCACGAGCAAGCGGGCTTCGACTTCGCGGTCACCGAGGAATGCGCGGTGTACCGGGAGTGCGGCGTGTACACCGCGGTCTACGGAGAGCACGTCATCGACATCGAGTACACGGATGAACTCCCCCGCCCGTTCATCGAGATGTGCGCAGACGGCGACGCGCCCTCCTCGATGGTCCTCCGCGACCGTGATCTCGTCACGCCCGGTGACGACGGGTACGCGTTCGAGACCTGCCCTTAG
- a CDS encoding MFS transporter, which produces MASFAPLQRLVISIAVLASFVTFLDGTVVNVALPAISRELGGGITTQQWVVDAYLITLSALILLAGSVSDAYGRVLVMRIGLVSFGIASIAVAAAVDPLMLIVARAAQGAAGALLVPSSLALITATMRADVQARAIGVWTAFTTGAQLVGPLLGGLFVDFISWRFVFLINVVPIAITLFLLARLHLPEHPRGIKVDWWSGALCAIGLGAVVFALIEQPNMGWQSPAIWIPAVAGAALFGLFLWRQQHSASPLMPLWLFRVRDFGWGNLATLFVYAALSLNGFVVGVYLQQGAGLSATAAGLASLPMTILMILVSSRAGRWAGRWGPRIFMTVGPLIMAVGALMLLSVADDFDYWWQVLPAMIVMGLGLSLTVAPLTAAILGAIDENHSGIASAVNNAVSRVAGLLVVAMLSTIVGGQLDLDGFHSAAWVTAILLVIGGVVSWIGIRRNPAEPVPADIAASGTDPH; this is translated from the coding sequence GTGGCATCCTTCGCCCCTCTCCAGCGCCTCGTGATCTCGATCGCCGTGCTCGCCTCGTTCGTGACGTTCCTCGACGGCACGGTCGTGAACGTCGCACTGCCGGCGATCAGTCGTGAACTCGGCGGCGGCATCACCACACAGCAGTGGGTGGTCGACGCGTATCTGATCACTCTCAGCGCCCTGATCCTGCTCGCAGGCTCCGTCTCCGACGCGTACGGACGCGTCCTCGTGATGCGCATCGGCCTGGTCTCCTTCGGCATCGCCTCCATCGCGGTCGCCGCCGCCGTCGACCCGCTGATGCTGATCGTCGCCCGGGCCGCACAGGGCGCCGCCGGAGCACTGCTGGTCCCGAGCTCGCTCGCGCTGATCACCGCGACCATGCGCGCCGATGTCCAGGCCCGGGCCATCGGGGTGTGGACCGCGTTCACCACGGGGGCGCAACTGGTCGGGCCGCTGCTGGGCGGCTTGTTCGTCGACTTCATCTCCTGGCGGTTCGTCTTCCTCATCAACGTCGTCCCCATCGCGATCACCCTGTTCCTGCTGGCCCGTCTGCATCTGCCCGAGCATCCGCGCGGTATCAAGGTCGACTGGTGGAGCGGTGCCCTGTGCGCGATCGGGCTCGGCGCCGTGGTGTTCGCGCTGATCGAGCAGCCCAACATGGGATGGCAGTCGCCCGCCATCTGGATCCCCGCGGTCGCCGGCGCCGCGCTGTTCGGGTTGTTCCTGTGGCGCCAGCAGCACTCCGCCTCCCCGCTCATGCCGCTCTGGCTGTTCCGCGTGCGCGACTTCGGCTGGGGAAACCTCGCCACCCTCTTCGTGTACGCCGCCCTGTCGCTCAACGGCTTCGTCGTGGGCGTCTATCTGCAGCAGGGTGCCGGGCTGAGCGCGACGGCCGCCGGCCTCGCGAGCCTGCCGATGACCATCCTGATGATCCTGGTGAGCTCGCGCGCCGGTCGCTGGGCGGGCAGGTGGGGTCCGCGCATCTTCATGACGGTCGGACCGCTGATCATGGCCGTCGGAGCACTGATGCTCTTGTCGGTCGCCGACGATTTCGACTACTGGTGGCAGGTGCTGCCCGCGATGATCGTGATGGGTCTCGGTCTGTCTCTCACCGTGGCCCCGCTGACCGCCGCGATTCTCGGTGCGATCGATGAGAACCACTCCGGCATCGCCTCGGCAGTCAACAACGCCGTCTCCCGCGTCGCCGGGCTGCTCGTGGTCGCGATGCTCTCCACGATCGTCGGAGGGCAGCTCGACCTCGACGGGTTCCACAGTGCGGCGTGGGTCACCGCGATACTGCTCGTGATCGGCGGGGTGGTGTCGTGGATCGGCATCCGTCGCAATCCGGCCGAGCCCGTCCCGGCGGACATCGCGGCCTCCGGCACGGATCCGCATTGA
- a CDS encoding carboxylate-amine ligase yields the protein MTRFGIEEEFLFVDAHSLTPVTLAAGTRERITRLRTGGEVTKEFLTSQIECLTEPVSTAADAEEQSTHLRGLIGWHAREQSAIAAGTGTPFATTRSSTVSPSAHYHDVASWLGHLTRDHEVNGLHVHVEVLDDEERVRALNRVRGWLPVLLALTGNSPFAGGRDSSFSSWRSILIRRLPGSWSPPRFRDVDDYRTQVERLVDLRAITDPAALSWAARISDRFPTVELRVFDAQLTAEDAVFAAVLSRAIVLTDEQPHGDAGIDGLDASLWTAARHGMDARMIDPTTGAVAAAWAVADRMLAVIAPTLRDLGDDERVREGIARLRAVGTGADRQRRALDQGGTPMLARLLAAGTPAPVA from the coding sequence ATGACGCGCTTCGGCATCGAGGAGGAGTTCCTCTTCGTCGATGCGCACTCGCTCACGCCGGTCACCCTCGCCGCAGGGACCCGCGAGCGCATCACCCGGCTGCGAACGGGCGGTGAGGTCACGAAGGAGTTCCTGACCTCGCAGATCGAATGCCTCACGGAACCGGTGTCGACCGCCGCGGATGCGGAGGAGCAGTCGACCCATCTCCGCGGCCTGATAGGCTGGCACGCCCGCGAGCAGAGCGCGATCGCCGCGGGTACCGGCACCCCCTTCGCGACGACCCGCTCCTCGACGGTGTCGCCCTCCGCGCACTACCACGACGTCGCGTCGTGGCTCGGCCACCTCACCCGTGACCACGAGGTCAACGGCCTGCATGTGCATGTGGAGGTGCTCGACGACGAGGAACGGGTGCGCGCACTCAACCGGGTGCGGGGCTGGCTCCCGGTGCTGCTCGCCCTCACCGGCAACAGCCCCTTCGCGGGCGGACGCGACTCGAGCTTCTCGAGCTGGCGGAGCATCCTGATCCGCCGGTTGCCGGGATCGTGGAGCCCACCCCGGTTCCGCGACGTCGACGACTACCGCACGCAGGTGGAGCGGCTCGTCGATCTGCGGGCGATCACCGACCCGGCGGCCCTCTCCTGGGCGGCGCGGATCTCGGATCGCTTCCCCACGGTCGAGCTTCGGGTCTTCGACGCGCAGCTGACCGCGGAGGATGCCGTGTTCGCCGCCGTCCTCTCCCGCGCCATCGTCCTCACCGACGAGCAGCCGCACGGGGATGCCGGGATCGACGGCCTCGACGCCTCCTTGTGGACGGCCGCCCGCCACGGGATGGACGCCCGCATGATCGATCCCACGACCGGAGCGGTCGCCGCCGCCTGGGCGGTCGCCGATCGGATGCTCGCCGTCATCGCCCCCACTCTCCGTGACCTCGGCGACGACGAGCGAGTCCGCGAAGGGATCGCCCGACTGCGGGCGGTCGGCACCGGCGCCGACCGGCAACGTCGGGCCCTCGACCAGGGCGGGACGCCGATGCTCGCCCGTCTGCTCGCCGCAGGCACCCCGGCACCGGTGGCCTGA
- a CDS encoding DUF7218 family protein, whose amino-acid sequence MPGRRENSLKDPELYEELRNDGASKEKAARISNAAAKEGRSAVGRRGGEHGDYEDWTVPELRRRAKELGLTGYSGKRKSELISALRDH is encoded by the coding sequence ATGCCAGGAAGACGCGAGAACTCGCTGAAGGATCCCGAACTGTACGAAGAGCTTCGGAACGACGGGGCATCCAAGGAGAAAGCCGCGCGCATCTCGAACGCCGCCGCGAAAGAGGGCCGCAGTGCGGTCGGGCGCCGCGGCGGGGAGCACGGCGACTACGAGGACTGGACGGTCCCCGAGCTGCGCAGACGAGCCAAGGAGCTGGGTCTGACCGGCTACAGCGGAAAACGGAAGTCGGAGCTGATCTCCGCGCTCAGAGATCACTGA
- a CDS encoding CsbD family protein, with the protein MSAADDMKHAAEKAAGKVKEGVGKLTDNERLEAEGQADQVKASAKQAGEDVKDAAGKAGDSVRDAFDKK; encoded by the coding sequence ATGAGTGCTGCAGACGACATGAAGCACGCTGCCGAGAAGGCCGCCGGAAAGGTCAAGGAAGGCGTCGGAAAGCTCACCGACAACGAGCGACTCGAGGCCGAGGGCCAGGCGGACCAGGTGAAGGCTTCGGCCAAGCAGGCCGGCGAGGACGTGAAGGACGCAGCCGGCAAGGCCGGAGACAGCGTCCGCGACGCGTTCGACAAGAAGTAA
- a CDS encoding DUF1380 domain-containing protein — protein sequence MSGRLARDRQATYSFQNIDAKETTVSTPLNRLSPVPVRERAACMCSNGGRCSSFAPGHALHLIQARIASATSAEWVDGIVEASDPVAGDLVVRTLDGAVHALWNASGAALEAGPGTPVALHARYAVLAVGRTQFNVAAV from the coding sequence ATGTCGGGCCGCCTCGCCCGGGATCGGCAGGCGACCTACTCTTTTCAGAACATCGATGCGAAGGAGACCACCGTGTCCACGCCGCTCAACCGCCTTTCGCCCGTCCCGGTGCGTGAGCGTGCGGCGTGCATGTGCAGCAACGGCGGCCGCTGCTCGTCCTTCGCTCCGGGTCACGCTCTGCACCTGATCCAGGCGCGCATCGCCTCGGCGACCTCCGCGGAATGGGTCGACGGCATCGTGGAGGCGTCCGACCCGGTGGCGGGCGACCTCGTCGTGCGCACGCTCGACGGCGCCGTGCACGCGCTGTGGAACGCCTCGGGCGCGGCACTCGAGGCGGGGCCCGGAACACCGGTGGCGCTGCACGCCCGCTACGCGGTCCTCGCGGTGGGACGCACGCAGTTCAACGTCGCCGCCGTCTGA
- a CDS encoding FBP domain-containing protein — protein MRPIDERAIRASFLNASRKEVSDLSLPPGFAEIDFERLDFLGWVDPKIPRRAYVVTWVDDAVVGVFLQRAEQRVLARAQCSWCEDVTLRNDVQLYVARKAGPAGRKGDSVGVLTCAEFGCNRNVRILPPLAYQGFDREFARDLRILRLQEHVAGFLAEVGGRAD, from the coding sequence ATGCGTCCCATCGACGAGCGCGCCATCCGCGCCTCCTTCCTCAACGCCTCCCGCAAGGAGGTCTCCGACCTGTCCCTTCCGCCCGGCTTCGCTGAGATCGACTTCGAGCGGCTCGACTTCCTCGGCTGGGTCGACCCGAAGATCCCCCGTCGGGCCTACGTCGTCACCTGGGTCGACGACGCCGTGGTGGGCGTCTTCCTGCAGCGCGCCGAGCAGCGGGTGCTCGCCCGCGCCCAGTGCTCGTGGTGCGAAGACGTCACGCTCCGCAACGACGTGCAGCTGTACGTCGCGCGCAAAGCCGGACCTGCGGGGCGCAAGGGCGACTCCGTGGGCGTCCTCACGTGCGCCGAGTTCGGCTGCAACCGCAACGTGCGCATCCTGCCGCCGCTGGCCTATCAGGGCTTCGACCGGGAGTTCGCGCGCGACTTGCGCATCCTGCGCCTGCAGGAACACGTGGCGGGATTCCTCGCCGAAGTCGGCGGGCGCGCGGACTAG